The Candidatus Manganitrophaceae bacterium genome segment TTCGGGTACCTTTTGCGCCCATCGCCATTATCACGAGGGTAAATAAAAATGTCTCTCACGCCGTCAGAGTGCGCGATTTGAGTATAAAAGGAATCGGAATTTATTCCAATGACGTTTTTCAAAAAGACGAGCAGTTGCTCGTGGAGCTTGCACTCCCAGGCGAGCAAGACGCCGAAATTCTGATGATTCCGGGTGAAGTGGCCTGGCTTGAGACTCTCCAGGGGGTCACCCAATATCTGATCGGAATCAAGTTTCATCTTATACCGGAATTCAAAGAAAAGCTGCAATCGTACATTCATTCAATCGAAGAAAGACTAAACTATAAAGAGCTTAAATAGACATAAAAGTTGAATGTGAAGCTTGGAAAACCTTAGAATTAAATGTACGTTCTTTCAATAAAATAGCAGCTCTCTTTACTTTTATCGGGCGGCCCATGGTTCCGTCTCCGACAGCGCATTTTTATCTCCTATCAAAAAACTCAGGAAGCACCGCGCGCCTTCCATACTCTGTGCGATGATCATGAAGATCAAGGCATGCTGATCAGGTTAAAAAAGAGGTGCTTTTGCGATCGAGGATTCTCATCGTTGACGACAACCAGGACACGTTGATCACCTGCTCAGCGGTCCTGAGCAAAGCCGGCTATCTGATCAGCACGGCAACAGATGGCTTTTTGGCGATGCGGCACCTGAATGAGGAGCGGATGGGGCTGGTCCTGCTGGATGTGTCGATGCCGGGGATGGATGGATTCGATGTCTGTCGGGCGATCAAGGGCAATTCAGATCTCTATCATATTCCGGTTCTATTTCTATCCGCCAGAGTGGACCCCGGTTCCCAAGCATTTGGGATGAGTCTGGGGGCAGCCGATTATTTAAGTAAGCCGATTCAACCGGCAGAGGTCCTCCTGAAAGCAAAAAAATATTGCTTAAAGGATCCGCCGCCCTCCCCATAAGCATCAACCCTTCTATTTGCTTTGACATTCATTCCACATTGGGAATACCCCTTTCAAGAATTCCTTGACAGCTCCCTCTCATATCCGGTAAGGTAGACATATGCCTACCTTACCACTGACTTCCAGACAAACAGAGATCCTCGACCTGATCGAGCGGGCCGTACAAGAACAGGGCTATCCACCGACCTTGCGGGAGATCGCAGGCGGCCTCGGATTATCCGGCACCCGCGCGGTCGAGAAACATCTCTCGGAATTAATTCGAAAGGGCCACCTTCGAAAAGGCCCCGGCCGCCGAACCCTGGAGGTCATCTCTCGAACCCTTAAAGTGAAAGCAGAAGCAAAGCGACCCGGTCGATTGATTCCGATCCTGGGTCGGGTCGCCGCGGGCCAGCCCATTCTTGCTGAGGAGAACCTGCTCGGTCATCTGACGGTCGATCCCTCTTTGGTGCGAAGCAAGGAGGCCTTCTTACTCAAAGTCAACGGAGAGAGCATGAAGGAGGCCGGCATCTTCGAGGGGGATTATGTGTTGGTCAAGCCCCAGTCCGATGCCGACTCCGGCGAGATCGTCGTGGCGATGACCGAAGGGGAAGCCACCGTTAAACGGCTGATCAAGAAAAAAGGAAGCCTCGTTTTAAAACCTGAGAACGCGGCCTTTAAACCGATTGTCATCACCGAAAAAGATCTGACCTTTCAGATCCTGGGGAAGGTCGTCAGCTTGATTCGTCCAACCCTCTGACGAGAGGAGGCTCCGTGGATGCGATCTCTGAGATGGAAGAGAAAGACCTCTCTGAATCCTCTCTTGAGAAGGAGAGCCGATGAAGCTTACCGGCTGGATCTTTGATGTCTACCCGGTCGACGGGGGAATGCGGGTCTGGCTCATCGACGCACAGGGAGCCAAGCATGAGTTGCTCGACCCCTTCTCCCCCTGCTTCTACATCGGCGGGAAAAGTGCGCTTGTGCGCCCGCTGCTGGCCGCCCTCTCGAAATTGAACCTGCCGCTTGAGATCACCCGCACGAAGAAGGTCGAATTCTACTCCGGAAAACCGATTCCGGTGACCCAGGTACAGGTCCTCAATCCGATTCACTTCATAAAGATCGCGAGAGTCTGCACGTCTGCCGCCGTCAAACCGGAAGGGGCCGGCCTCTCTCTCTATCACTGCGATCTCTCACTGCCCCAGCTCTATTTTTACGAGCGGGGAAGTTTTCCGCTGGCCCATTGTGAAGTCGATGTGGAAGAGGGGAAGGTCCAGCGGGTGAATCTGCTCGACTCGATCTGGAGCACTGATTACACCACCCCTCCGCTTTCCATCCTGACCCTTCGAATGGAGGGGGAAGAGATTCGGCCCGATCACACCGGTCCCCGGCGTCTGGAGGTGGTCGTTGAAGGTCGGGCGACCTGCATTGAATCCGAAGACGAAGCCGGCTTGATCGATCAGTTCGATCGCCTGCTGCTCCGGCATGATCCCGACTTGATCCTCTCGGAGTGGGGCGACTCCTACATTCTCCCTCAGATCATCGCAATGGCGAAGAAGAAGCACTTCCCGCTGCTGCTCAACCGTGAGCTCAATACCGATGTAATGACCCGGCGCGAGCGTTCTTATTTGACCGATGGTCAGGTGGCGCATCAGGCGCAGTCCCATCTTCTGTTCGGCCGCTGGCACATTGATCTGCACAACTCCTTCTTAATCGGCCATACAGAGCTGGAAGGGCTTTATGAGTTCGCGCGACTCTCCAAAATTCCGGTCCAGCAGATGGCACGGACGACGACCGGGACCGGCATCACGTCAATGCAGATGGATTTGGCTTTCCAAGATGGAATCCTCATTCCCTGGAGAAAGCAGAAAGGAGCGGCTTTCAAGCCGGCCGATTCGATCCTTCTCACCGATAAAGGAGGACTGACCCCGAAGCTCGGTTTTCATGAAGAGGTCGCGGAGATGGATTTCGCCTCGATGTACCCTGCCATCATGGTGCACTACAACATCTCGCCGGAGACAGTCAACTGTCAATGCTGCCAGTCGAACATCGTCCCGGAGATCGGTCATCATCTCTGTACTAAGCGCCGTGGGCTGATTCCACGATTCCTGGAGCCTTTTTTAGCCAAGCGGGCTGCTTATAAATTCTTGAAGAAGCAGACGGCCGATCCGGAGATGAAGCAGCGGTATGAGGCCCGGCAATCGGCACTCCGGTGGGGGTTGGTGACAACCTTTGGATATCAAGGCGATAAAAACGCCCGTTTTGGGAAGATCGAAGCGCATGAGGCGATCACCGCATACGTCCGGGAGAAGCTGATGCAGGCGAAGGAGATCGTGGAAAGAGACGGATTCGAGATGATCCATGCAATGGTTGATACGCTCTGGATTCGAAAACCGGGCGCCTCGGCGGCCACGTATGAAGCGCTTGCGAAGGAGATTTCAGAGTGCTGTGAGATCCCCATCGCCTTTGAAGGAATCTATCGCTGGGTCCTCTTTCCCTTTTCGGAATCGGATTCTGAAATCGCGGTGCCCAATCGCTATTGGGGGGTCTTCCGAAATGGCGAGGTCAAGCTGCGAGGGATTGAGGCGCGCCGCGGCGACACCTCCCCTTTTATTCGGACGGCCCAGACCGAGATGCTTCAGATCCTCTCGCAGGCGAAGAATCGAGAGGAGTATGAAGCGCTGCTTCCGAAAGTAGAGGAAATTAAAGAAGCTTATCTGGAGCGACTGAGAACCCGGCGGGTCTCCTTCTGGGAGCTGGCGATCGCAAAGACCCTTTCGAAATCTCCGGGGGAATATCAAAAAGACAGCCTTACCGCGATCGTCGCCAAAGAGCTCGCCGGCCACGGCGTGAAACTCTCGCCGGGCCAGAGCATTGCCTATGTGATTACCGATGCCAAAGCACGGGTGAAATCAGAGAGAGCCCGGGCGTTGGGGTTTATGGATGGAGCATGGGGATTTGATGCGGAGAAGTATAAATCACTTTTGATCCAGGCCACAGAAGTCCTCTTGCCAGGAAATAAGGATCCATCTCAACAACAGCTGGAACTGCTTCCATGAAGCGAATCCTGGTCATTGAGAATGATCCGTTCATTTTAATGCTGTTGAACGATATGCTCACGCGAATCGGTTATTGCGTGACACAGACTGAATCGGGAATATCAGGGTTGGAGAAGATCGAAAGAGAGGAATTCGACGCCATTATATTGGACATCCATCTGCGTGATATCGATGGGAGGTTGGTTTATGAGAAGGTGAAGACGCGCTCTTCCAGCTTGGCCAGCCGAGTGTTATTCATGACGGGGGATGTTGGAAATCCGGACACCGTCTCGTTTATTAGAAAGACCGGAAACCTATGGCTTGAGAAGCCTTTTACCGTTCCACAGCTAAAAGATATTTTGAAGCGGCTCTTTCTGGAGAAGGAAAGCTGAGAAGGAGAAAAGCGAGACGTTTGAAAGAGTATGCATATAGCGTCAACATGGCATAAACCGCTTCGGACAGAGAAGTAATCGGATGTTAGGTTGTTTTAAGGATAAGGATGGTGCGCCCGGAGAGATTTGAACTCCCGACCCCTTGATTCGTAGTCAAGTGCTCTATCCAGCTGAGCTACGGGCGCGATGGGAGGATCTTAGGCCGAAACCACATCCTTCAGGGTGACGGCAAAGCGGGGGTGTTGAAAGGGATGCATCGTCGGAAAAAGGGAGAAGAGCCACCCTCTAAACAACTCTTTTCCATTCTCTGAGATGACAACGCGGACCGCGGGGTTCTTCAGCTCATTCGTCACCGAGGTAAACACCGTTCCCTGAATAATGAGATCAGGCAGGAAATCGCCGACCTTGATCTTGACCTCCGAATCGGGAAGGGTATATTCCGACCCGATGTTAACGACATGCTCGGAAATTTGGCTGGTCTTCTTATCTTCGACCATCAGCTTGACCGCTTTCCACTTTCCCTTGACCATCTCCGGAACAACGATCTGGGCGTTGCTCAGATCGGGAACATCGGAAGGCCGCTCCGTCGTGGGGTGCTGGCCTCTTGGCGTCGGTTGACCCTGTTGGACCTGCTGGGCCTGGGGAGCCGCCGGGGCAGACTCTCCCATATAATTCGATTCCTTCTTATTACATGCAGCGAATAACAACAGGGCACTGAGAAGCAAGACGATCTCTTTCCGCGTCATAAAACTCCTTAACAGATACATCCCCAAAAAATGCGCCTGGGGAATTTGGCGGAGAGGCAGGGATTTGAACCCTGGATAGAGGTTTAGGCCCCTATGACGGTTTAGCAAACCGTTGCCTTCAGCCGCTCGGCCACCTCTCCATTGAATATGGGGGCCTGTCCGGCAACTGAAGGAGATCCGGTCCTCCAATGCCCCCATGCCCCGCGCTCACACCGGCACAACCGGCTGCTCGCTTTATTTGTTTAAATCTCTTTTGTGCCTTTCTACCCTGCCTCTACGTTTCGAGGCCGCATGAGTAAAGCACCCGCTCGTTTGATCTGCGTATTCTAATCGTGTGCGGTGTCTATTTCAAGTTTTAAGAGTGGCGGAGGGGGTAGGATTCGAACCCACGACCCTTTCGGGTAACGGTTTTCAAGACCGCCGCCTTAGGCCACTCGGCCACCCCTCCATAAGGTATGTGGGGCCCGTGCGGCCAGAGAAGAGGCTTGTCCTCCGATGCCCCCACGCCCCGCGGCTCGCACCGGCATCGCCAGTGCTCGCCTTTATTGATCTACGACCGGTCCCTCATCCGTCTGGGAAATAATCTCCCTTTCCAAGTCGAAAAGAGAGTTCCCGGAATTTAGCCCGCTCCAATAATTAAGCAGCCCTTGGCTTATCGATCTTTGTCATCCCGTCCATATAGGGACGCAGCGCTTCCGGAATCAGCACCGAGCCCTCTTCTTGCTGATAGTTTTCGAGGATGGCGACCAGCGTCCGTCCCACCGCCAGGCCGGAGCCGTTGAGGGTGTGAACGTACTGAACCTTGCCGCCGGCGGTTCGATATCGGATGTCGGCCCGTCTCGCCTGAAAGGACTCGAAGTTGCTGCACGAGGAGATCTCCCGATAGGTCTGCTGCGAGGGGATCCAGACCTCAATATCATACGTCTTCGCCGCCGCGAATCCCATGTCGCCGGTGGAAAGGGCCATCACCCGATAGGGAAGCGCCAGCCGTTGCAGAACGGTTTCCGCATCCTTTAAAAGCCGCTCCAGATGATCGTACGAGTCATCAGGCTTCGCAAATTTCACCAATTCGACCTTATTAAACTGGTGCTGGCGAATCAGACCGCGGGTGTCTTTTCCATACGAGCCGGCCTCTCTGCGAAAACAAAGGGTATAGGCGGCATATGAAATCGGCAGATCGGCTTCGGTCAGAATCTCGCCCCGGAATATATTGGTCACCGGCACCTCCGCCGTCGGGATGAGGAAGTAATCTTCATCCTTGAGGCGAAAGAGGTCCTCTTCAAACTTGGGGAGCTGCCCCGTCGCGGTCATGCTCTCCCGGTTGACGATCACCGGCGGGAGCACCTCCTGATAGCCATGTTCGCGGGTGTGAAGATCGAGCATGAAATTAATCAGCGCCCGCTCCAGCCGCGCCGCCGCGCCCTTATAAAGGGTAAAGCGCGCCCCGGTGATTTTGGCGCCCCGTTCGAAATCGAGGATGCCGAGCGACTCGCCGATCTCCCAATGCGGTTTCGGGGAAAATGAAAAGTGCGGCGGGGTTCCCCAACGCCGAACCTCCTGATTGTCCTTTTCGTCCTTCCCGACCGGCACCGACGGATGGGGCAGGTTCGGAAGCATCAGGAGAAACGGGCCGAGCGCCTCCTCAATCTTTTTCTGATCGACCTCGAGTTGCTCGATCTCTTGGGCGACCTGCTTCATCTCCTCCAGAATCGGGGCGATCGGCTTTCCTTCCCGCTTCGAGCGCGCGATTTCGTCGTTCGCCTTGTTCTTCCGCGCCTTGAGAGTTTCGATCTTTGTTTTCAGCGCCCGCTGCCGCTGATCCGACTCGATCCAGGTATCAAAAGAGAGGTCGATCTGGCGATCGGCCAACCGCTTTCGGACCTCTTCTAGGTTCTCTCTGAGCAGCTTAATATCGAGCATGGATCGGACTTCAAACCTCAAACGATCCGCCCAATCTAACATGTTGCCTTTTAGGAGTCAACCGGAGCCTGTCGTTTTCTTCCCCGCTCTGGACCGATCCGACCCGGCAAGCCGTTGTTTCGCCGAAACAAAAATAGTGAAAAAAAGATGGAGGAGCCGACCCCCTTTTTGTTACAATGAATCCCACTAGACTTTTAGGGAGGCATGCTTGGGAAGCGATTTAATGAAAGCGTTATTGCGCGAGCGGATTTTGGTATTGGACGGGGCGATGGGAACGATGATCCAGGCGAGAGACCTCACCGCCGCCGATTTTGGAGGGCCGGAGCTCGAAGGGTGCAACGAGCATTTGAATTTGACCCGCCCCGATGTCATCCAATCGATCCACGAAGCCTATTATGCCGCCGGGGCCGACATCGTCGAGACGAACACCTTCGGCGGAACCGGCATCGTCTTGGCCGAATATGGGCTCCAGGACAAAGTGATTGAGATCAATCGCGCGGGAGCGCAGGTCGCAAAAGCGGCCGCAAAGAGATATTCGACCGCCGCCAAGCCCCGGTTCGTCGCCGCCTCGATGGGACCGACGACCAAGGCGATCACCGTCACCGGCGGGGTGACATTCGATCAATTGGTCGAAGCCTTTGCGCTGCAGACGAAAGGACTCATCGAAGGGGGGGTCGATCTGCTGCTGCTGGAGACCGCCCAGGACACGATTAACCTGAAAGCCGCCGCCATCGGAATTCTCCAGGCCCAGAAAGAGACCGGGGTGGAGGTTCCGATTATGATCTCGGCGACGATTGAGCGGACCGGAACGATGCTCGCCGGCCAAGGGGTCGAGTCGCTCTACACCTCGCTGGAGCACCTCCCCATTCTTTCGATCGGGCTGAATTGCGCCACCGGGCCGGAGTTCATGACCGACCACATCCGCTCGCTTTCGAACATGGCGACCTGCCTCGTGTCGGTCTATCCGAACGCGGGGCTGCCGAACGAAGAGGGAAAGTACGAGGAGACCCCCGAATCGCTCGCCGGAAAACTCTCCCGGTTTGTCGATGAAGGATGGGTGAATCTCATCGGCGGCTGCTGCGGGACGACCCCGGCTCACATCACGGCGATTGCGAAGATGGTCGAAGGACGCCAACCGCGCGTTCCGAAGAACACGCTGAAACCGGCGGCCTCCGGAATCGATTTTCTTCAAATTGAAGAGGACAATCGTCCCATTATCGTCGGCGAGCGGACCAACGTGATCGGAAGCCGCAAATTCAAAGAGCTGATCATCGACGGAAAAATCGAGGAAGGGGCCGAGATCGGCCGGGCGCAGGTCCGAAACGGCGCGCAGGTAATCGACGTCTGCATGGCCAATCCCGATCGGAATGAATTGGCCGACATGGAGATGTTCCTCCAGATTCTGAACAAGAAGGTCAAAGCGCCGATCATGATCGACTCGACCGATCACGAAGTCATTGAGTCGGCGCTCAAACTCTGCCAGGGAAAGTGCATCATCAACTCAATGAATCTGGAAGATGGCGAGGAGCGCTTCGAACGGATCGTCCCATTGCTGAAGAAATATGGCGGCGCGGTGGTGGTCGGCTGCATCGATGAAGACCCGATCCAGGGGATGGGGGTCACCCGCCAGCGGAAGCTTGAGATCGCGAAGCGCTCTTATAACTTGCTTGTCCACAAATACGGCTTGCCCCCCCGCGATTTGATTTTTGACGCATTGGTCTTTCCGGTCGGAACAGGCGATGTAAACTATATCGGCTCGGCGCCCGAGACGATTGAAGGAATCCGAATGATCAAGGAGGCCTTCCCGGAGGTAAAGACGATCCTGGGGGTCAGCAATGTCTCATTTGGACTTCCGACCGCGGGACGCGAGATCCTCAACTCGGTCTTCCTCTATCACACCGTCAAGGCGGGGCTCGATTATGCCATCGTCAACGCCGAGAAGCTGGAGCGGTATCCTTCCATCCCGGAGGAGGAACGCCGGCTGGCCGAGGATCTCATCTTTTGGCGGGGAGACGATCCGATCGCCGCCTTTGCCGCCCACTTCAAGGATAAAAAGGGGATCGCCAAGAAGACCCGCACCGATCTTCCCCTCAACGAGCGGCTCGGCCGCTATATTGTCGAGGGCTCCAAGGAAGGGCTGATCGATGATCTGGATCTAAAGCTAAAAGAGGCGACCCCGCTCGAGGTCATCAACGGTCCGCTGATGACCGGCATGGATGAGGTGGGACGGCTTTTCAACAACAATGAGCTGATCGTTGCCGAAGTGCTGCAGTCGGCCGAAGCGATGAAGACCGCCGTGAGACATCTTGAGCAGTTCATGGAGAAAAACGACGCCTCGAGCCGGGGGAAAATCCTTCTTGCAACGGTGAAGGGGGATGTCCACGACATCGGGAAAAATCTGGTCGAAATTATTTTAAGCAACAACGGCTATAACGTCATCAATCTCGGAATCAAGGTTCCCCCCGAAACCTTGATTGAAGCAATCCGGAAAGAGCGGCCCGATATGGTCGGCCTCTCCGGGCTGTTGGTAAAGTCGGCCCAGCAGATGGTGATCACGGCGCAAGACTTCAAAACCGCCGGCGTCGGGGTGCCGATTTTGGTCGGCGGGGCGGCCCTCACCAAACGCTTTACCGACACGAAGATCGCCGCGGAGTACCCCGGACCGGTTTTCTACGCCAAAGACGCGATGAACGGGCTCGACCTGGCGAATCAATGGGCCGATAAAGGGCAGCGGCCGGCCCTCTTAAAGAAGACCGAGACGGAGCGCGCGGCGATGGTGAAGATCGCCGACGGGATGGAGAAGAAGCCGGCGCCCGCGCCGGATGCCCGGACCCGATCGAATGTCCGGCGTGATGCTCCCCTGCCGAAAGCGCCCGACTTCGATCACCATCTGATCCAGGAAGGACCGCTACAGGAGATCTTCTCCTACATCAACCCGTCGATGCTGTACGGAAAACATCTCGGCCTAAAGGGCAATCTGGAACGGCTCCTCGCCGACCGAGACGAGCGGGCCGAAAAACTCCACGCCTCCGTGGTGGCGATGCAGGAGGAGATCCTCGCAAAGCGCATCCTCACCGCCCAGGGGATCTACCGGTATCTCCCCTGCCGATCGCGCGGAGATGATCTGCTGATCTATGATCCTGCCGATCCGACCCGCCTGCTCGAGACCTTTACCTTCCCGCGGCAGCCGGCGGGCGAGCGGCTCTGCCTCTCCGACTACTGCCGGGATGTAGAATCAAGCGAGATCGACTCGGTCGCCCTCTTCGTCGTCACCCTTGGGAAGGGGGTCCGCACCCTCTCCACCCAGTGGAAGGAGGCGGGTGAGTATCTTCGGTCGCATATGCTCCAGGCGATTGCGATCGAGGGGGCGGAGGGATTCGCCGAGTGGGTGCACCAGAAAATTCGGAAGGACTGGGGCATTCCCGATCCACCGGAGCGGACGATTCATGAGGTCTTGAAGAACCGCTATCGTGGCATCCGGGTCAGCTTCGGCTATCCAGCCTGCCCGAACCTCACCGACCAGCGGAAACTCTTCCGATTGCTCGACGCCACCGCAAAGATCGGCGTGGAGCTGACCGACGGCGACATGATGGACCCGGAGGCATCGGTCTCCGCCCTCGTCTTCCACCATCCCGAGGCAAAATACTTTCGAACGGATACATAATCCAGGACAGAGCGCTTCTGGCGAGGCCTAATAAGGAACCGGGAAATATCCAGCGCCGTTGCCTGATAAAATTTAAGTGGGAGCAGGTGTGGGACAGGACGCAGCGGGTGAGAAGATCTAAAACCGAAGACTTCTTCCAGCGCCGGCCCCACATACAACCCATATACACAGAGAGAGGCCTCATGAGCGAATTCAAGAATATAACGGTGAAAAAAGCGGCGAACATCTTCTTTGACGGAAAGGTCACAAGCCGGACGGTTTTCTTCCCGGACGGGAGCCGCAAAACCTTGGGCATCATGCAGCCGGGCGAATTTGAATTTAAGATCGGCGACTCGGAAATCATGGAAATACTCTCCGGAAATCTGGAGGTGCTGCTCGAAGGAGAGAAGGGATGGAAGCCGATCAAAGGGGGAGAGCAATTCACCGTTGCGGCGCACACCACGTTTAAGCTGAAGGTCTACTCCCTGACCGACTACTGCTGCAGTTTTATCAAGAGCTAGCCGCGCCGCGAATCCTCCGGGTCGGGCGGAGATCATTATTTCTTCTGGATCTGATCATGATCGATGAAGATTTCTCCAAAAAGCTACAAGAGCGAAAAGGGCGTCTCAAGCGGCGCATCTTCGAGCTGAACGAAACGATCGAGATCGACCTCGCTTTCGCAACTGACCGCGACGACGCCCGTGCCTTCTCCTTCTTCACCATCGAAGAAAAGCTCCTCGATTTTCAAATCCTCTTTCAAAAAATATTGGATCAGATAGACGAAGCCACCACGCTGGCCGACCTTGATCGGACCGTCGGACGGATCTCTTACGTGGAAGACCGTCTTGACGAAGCAGAAAGCCAACTCTATAATCGGTCCCGGAGAAGACGCCGTCCCTTTAATCTCGGAGATTTTTTCAGTCAGTTCAGCCAACAGAATGGATCGGGCGCCTCCGCTGCCCGAGGAGAGATCTCTTCGTTGACCGAGGCTTACCACATCCTCGGCATTGAAGAAGGGACGGGAATGAATGACGTGACCACCGCGTTTCGCCGCTATGCGAAGGAGTATCATCCCGATGCCCGCGGAGGCGATCGGAGCGCGGAATCCGAGCTTCGAAGGGTCGTCGAAGCCTATCAGATGATTAAACAGCACCTCGCCGATCCCTAGGGCGAAACCGCCTATCCCGAAGAGTGTCCTTCCGCGCCGACCCATCCATTACGTCAGATTCCAGGGCGCTCCGTCTTGAACTGCTCAAGGGCTTGATTTTACTGCTCAGGGTGGTAGGATAACAAAGCTGTAAGCTTCCTTTCGTGGGGCCAAACAGTCGGGTCGAAGATCTTCATCAAGGAGCATAGAGGCTCTTGAAGCAATCTCCTCAGAAGAGGACAGCAGGAGCACCGTCTGAGCACTCTCAGCATTTTATCCCATCACTCTTACACACCCCTTCCGCTCTCATTGTTCTTTTTCTGACCTTCCTTCTCACCGGCACCGCCTGGTATTTTACAAAGCAGAGCATTGAACATCGCGCACAGGCCCGCTTTGATAAACATGTCCTAAAAGCATCTCAGGCAATTGAAGAGCGCCTCCAGACCTACGTGGATACCCTCTTATCAATCCGCGGTCTCTTCGTTGTAAACGAGAAGGTCAGCCGGGCCGACTGGAAAAAATATATCGAATCACTCCATCTGAAGCGTTATCCCGGAATTTACGATATCGTCTTCGCCCGGTATGTGCCAAAAGCGGAGAGAGCCGAGTTCGAGAGACACGTCCGAAAAGACAGCAGCCTGAATCAAAGCGGTTATCCCACCTTTTCAGTCCACCCCGAGGGAGATCGCCCCGCCTACTTCCCGATCGAATATATTGAGCCGTTTTCCTCTCCGATGCCGAAGCAGTTTGGTTATGACATGGGGTATGATCCGATACGCCGACAGGCCAATGAGCAAGCGCGCGATACCGGCCAGCCGGTCTCTACCGGAAAAATCACCTTAATGTCCACTCAAAAGGCCGGATTCTCGATTCGAGTGCCGGTTTATCACAATGAGCTGCCCCAGACCACCGTTGACGAAAGACGCCGCGCCTTAATTGGGTTCATTGCCGCTGCCTTTAATATGGACGACTTTATCCATAGCATCTTGGGGCAGGATATCCCGCGCGATTTTGATTTTGAAATCTTCGATGGAGGAACGGAGAAAGCAGCCGATCCCCGCTCGCTCTTAAGGAAAGAGCGGCTCCTTTATGACAGTGATGCTATTCTCCATGCGAATAACGAAGGACCTGATCCACGCTATTTACAGATTACCTCCTTGGAGATAGCGGGACGCATCTGGCATATCTATTTTTCTGCCGATTCCCATTTTAAATCGGGAGAGGAAGAAAATCTCCCCCCTCTCATTTTGCTTGGCGGCATCATCGTCTCCCTCCTCCTTTCTTATATTACCTGGTCCACATCGACCGCACGCCGTCGCGCCATTGAGCTGGCGGAGATCATGACCGTCGACTTTCGGGAGAGCGAAGAGCGTTTCCGAGCCATTTTCGACCAGGCCCCTTCCGGAATTGCCGTGGCGACTCCCGATGGAAGCTATGTCGATCTCAATGAAAGATTGG includes the following:
- the metH gene encoding methionine synthase, coding for MKALLRERILVLDGAMGTMIQARDLTAADFGGPELEGCNEHLNLTRPDVIQSIHEAYYAAGADIVETNTFGGTGIVLAEYGLQDKVIEINRAGAQVAKAAAKRYSTAAKPRFVAASMGPTTKAITVTGGVTFDQLVEAFALQTKGLIEGGVDLLLLETAQDTINLKAAAIGILQAQKETGVEVPIMISATIERTGTMLAGQGVESLYTSLEHLPILSIGLNCATGPEFMTDHIRSLSNMATCLVSVYPNAGLPNEEGKYEETPESLAGKLSRFVDEGWVNLIGGCCGTTPAHITAIAKMVEGRQPRVPKNTLKPAASGIDFLQIEEDNRPIIVGERTNVIGSRKFKELIIDGKIEEGAEIGRAQVRNGAQVIDVCMANPDRNELADMEMFLQILNKKVKAPIMIDSTDHEVIESALKLCQGKCIINSMNLEDGEERFERIVPLLKKYGGAVVVGCIDEDPIQGMGVTRQRKLEIAKRSYNLLVHKYGLPPRDLIFDALVFPVGTGDVNYIGSAPETIEGIRMIKEAFPEVKTILGVSNVSFGLPTAGREILNSVFLYHTVKAGLDYAIVNAEKLERYPSIPEEERRLAEDLIFWRGDDPIAAFAAHFKDKKGIAKKTRTDLPLNERLGRYIVEGSKEGLIDDLDLKLKEATPLEVINGPLMTGMDEVGRLFNNNELIVAEVLQSAEAMKTAVRHLEQFMEKNDASSRGKILLATVKGDVHDIGKNLVEIILSNNGYNVINLGIKVPPETLIEAIRKERPDMVGLSGLLVKSAQQMVITAQDFKTAGVGVPILVGGAALTKRFTDTKIAAEYPGPVFYAKDAMNGLDLANQWADKGQRPALLKKTETERAAMVKIADGMEKKPAPAPDARTRSNVRRDAPLPKAPDFDHHLIQEGPLQEIFSYINPSMLYGKHLGLKGNLERLLADRDERAEKLHASVVAMQEEILAKRILTAQGIYRYLPCRSRGDDLLIYDPADPTRLLETFTFPRQPAGERLCLSDYCRDVESSEIDSVALFVVTLGKGVRTLSTQWKEAGEYLRSHMLQAIAIEGAEGFAEWVHQKIRKDWGIPDPPERTIHEVLKNRYRGIRVSFGYPACPNLTDQRKLFRLLDATAKIGVELTDGDMMDPEASVSALVFHHPEAKYFRTDT
- the lexA gene encoding transcriptional repressor LexA encodes the protein MPTLPLTSRQTEILDLIERAVQEQGYPPTLREIAGGLGLSGTRAVEKHLSELIRKGHLRKGPGRRTLEVISRTLKVKAEAKRPGRLIPILGRVAAGQPILAEENLLGHLTVDPSLVRSKEAFLLKVNGESMKEAGIFEGDYVLVKPQSDADSGEIVVAMTEGEATVKRLIKKKGSLVLKPENAAFKPIVITEKDLTFQILGKVVSLIRPTL
- a CDS encoding response regulator codes for the protein MRSRILIVDDNQDTLITCSAVLSKAGYLISTATDGFLAMRHLNEERMGLVLLDVSMPGMDGFDVCRAIKGNSDLYHIPVLFLSARVDPGSQAFGMSLGAADYLSKPIQPAEVLLKAKKYCLKDPPPSP
- a CDS encoding PilZ domain-containing protein → MHEDKRDGLRVPFAPIAIITRVNKNVSHAVRVRDLSIKGIGIYSNDVFQKDEQLLVELALPGEQDAEILMIPGEVAWLETLQGVTQYLIGIKFHLIPEFKEKLQSYIHSIEERLNYKELK
- a CDS encoding response regulator; the protein is MKRILVIENDPFILMLLNDMLTRIGYCVTQTESGISGLEKIEREEFDAIILDIHLRDIDGRLVYEKVKTRSSSLASRVLFMTGDVGNPDTVSFIRKTGNLWLEKPFTVPQLKDILKRLFLEKES
- the serS gene encoding serine--tRNA ligase, translating into MLDIKLLRENLEEVRKRLADRQIDLSFDTWIESDQRQRALKTKIETLKARKNKANDEIARSKREGKPIAPILEEMKQVAQEIEQLEVDQKKIEEALGPFLLMLPNLPHPSVPVGKDEKDNQEVRRWGTPPHFSFSPKPHWEIGESLGILDFERGAKITGARFTLYKGAAARLERALINFMLDLHTREHGYQEVLPPVIVNRESMTATGQLPKFEEDLFRLKDEDYFLIPTAEVPVTNIFRGEILTEADLPISYAAYTLCFRREAGSYGKDTRGLIRQHQFNKVELVKFAKPDDSYDHLERLLKDAETVLQRLALPYRVMALSTGDMGFAAAKTYDIEVWIPSQQTYREISSCSNFESFQARRADIRYRTAGGKVQYVHTLNGSGLAVGRTLVAILENYQQEEGSVLIPEALRPYMDGMTKIDKPRAA
- a CDS encoding DUF2155 domain-containing protein gives rise to the protein MTRKEIVLLLSALLLFAACNKKESNYMGESAPAAPQAQQVQQGQPTPRGQHPTTERPSDVPDLSNAQIVVPEMVKGKWKAVKLMVEDKKTSQISEHVVNIGSEYTLPDSEVKIKVGDFLPDLIIQGTVFTSVTNELKNPAVRVVISENGKELFRGWLFSLFPTMHPFQHPRFAVTLKDVVSA